The window CCCCGGCCGTCCGGTCCTCCGGGGGTGGTCACGAGCCCCCTCCGAAAGGTGCTAAAGTTTCTTCTCGTTGGGGCTGTGGCGCAGTCCGGTAGCGCACCTCGTTCGCATCGAGGGGGTCAGGGGTTCGAATCCCCTCAGCTCCACCCAACAGGAAGTCCCGCCCGATCGAGAGATCGGGCGGGACTTCTGCGTTGTGCCGGAAGGCGCGGCGGACGGGCGGTCAGCGGGTCGTCACGGGCCGGGAGTTGGGCCTGTGACGATGATCACCTGACCACCACGACGGTGCACGGGGCGTGGTGCACGCAGTACTGGGTGACGGTGCCGAGGGCGGCGCCGGGCGGCGCGGCGCGGCCACGGCTGCCGAGGACGAGCACGGCGGCGCCCTCGGCGGCGCCGGTCAGTGCCGGACCGGGCGCGCCGGCCTTGAGGTGGCGCCGGACGGCGGAGGGCCCGGCCGCGGGTCCGGCGGAGGACAGCGCGGCGGCCAGGGTCTCGTCGAGGATCCGCGCGGCGTGCCGCTCGGGGCCGAAGCCGTCCAGGGCGGGCGGGACGAGGCCGTGCTCGCCCAGCAGGCAGGGGAACTCCCAGACGGTCACCGCCTCCAGCGGGCCGCCGGTGACGGCGGCGAGCCGGGCGGCCCAGCGGACGGCGGCGAGGGAGAGCGGGGAGCCGTCCACACCGACCACGATCCTGCCGTCCGGCTGCCGGGTCATCTTTCGAGCGTAGAGCGGTGCCGCCGGACCGGCGAGACGGCCGAGGGCCGACCGGAGAGACTCCGGCCGGCCCTCGGGAGGTGTCGGGTGCCGTCAGGGCTGGCCCGAGCCCGCGTACGGGCCCGGCTGCGGGGCACCGGCCTGCGGCGGCACGGAGCCGTAGCGGGCCGGCCGGCGGCCGTGCGGGTGGCGGGTGAGGGTGTAGCCGGCGACCCCGGCGAGGGCCGCCAGCACGCCGCCGGCCAGGGTCCAGAACCACCGGCTGTTCCAGCCGGAGAACCAGCCGGTGTACCAGTGCTCCTCGGCCTCCTCGGGGGCGGCCGCCTTGGCGGTCGCGGCGCCGCCGCCGACCGGCGGGACCAGCGGGGCCTTCAGCTCCCCGCCCTCCGGCTGGGCGTTGTCGGCGTCGCCCTTGGCGCTGACGTGCAGCTGGACGGAGGCGGCGAGGCCGAGGTCCGGCTGCGGGGCGTCGGCGAGCGAGAGCCGTACGTAGTAGGTGCCGGGCAGCGGGTCCCCGGACCATGGCTCGGCCCAGGAGCGGACCTCGCGCAGCGTGCAGCTGAGCGCGAGCGAGGCGGCGGCCGGGTCGGCGGTGGCGTTCTGGGTGCCGGCGGTGCAGGACTGGCGGCGGCGCAGCCCGTCGAACACCTCGACGCTCCAGGTCTGCGGGCCGTGCCGGTCGGCGGAGGGGGCCAGGCCGACGGTCAGGCCGACCGTCGCGGTCTGGCCCTCGGAGGCGCCGAACGCCCAGTACAGGTAGTCGCCGGTGGAGGCGGCGACGTTGGCGTCCTGGCCGGGGGCCAGGTTGATGGCGGTCAGGAAGGACGTTCCGGCCTTGGTGGCCGGGGCGGGCGTCCCGCTCGCGCTGGCGGAGGGGGACGGTGAGGCGGCGGAGGCCGCGGGGGCCGCCAGCACCAGGGCGGGGAGCAGGGCGAGCGCGGCGAGCGCGGCGCGGGTCGTCGAGGTACGCATGGTCAGTTCTCCCGCCAGACAGCGATCCGCCAGCGTGCGATCCAGCCGAACAGCAGGCCGGTCAGCAGGCCGGCCAGGGTGAGCACCAGCAGCAGGATCCAGCCGCGGCCGAGACCCATCGCCGGGCCGTCCGGGGCGGGCGAGGCGGCGGACAGGTCGACCGTCAGCTCCAGCGGCAGGCCGGGGTCGGCCTGGACGCCGGGCAGGGCGGCCAGCGAGTTGCTGACGACCAGGCAGACGGTGGTCTCCGGCTTGCCGCTCGGCGAGGCGGACGGCGTCGCGGAGGCGTAGCCCTTGGAGTCGTCGGTGGACCAGCGCAGACCGGTGGAGATCACGTCGGTCCGGCCGCTGCCGGCGTCGGTGCCGCGGACCAGTTCCTGGCCGGTGGCGCTGGTGGCCTGGAGCAGGACGCCGTAGTCACGGGCGACACCGCGGTCCAGGGCGACGCTGACCGAGGCGCGCAGCTCCTGCCCGGCCTTGACCGGGACGCGGTAGACCCGGTGCTCGGAGAACTTCTCCCGGTCGCTGTAGACACCGGGGGTGAGGACGGGCGCGCTCTCGCACTTGTCGGTGCCCGCCGTCTTGACCGGCGCCACCGTGTAGGTGTCGTTGGAGCGGTCCACCAGCTGCTTCACCTTGTCGGTGAGCTGCTCCTGGGTGCGGACGTCGGTGTAGGTGCCGCCGGTCGCGTTGGCGATGCAGAGCAACTGCTGGCGGGTCTTGTCGTCGTGCGCCAGGCCGAGGGTGTCGATCACCAGGTGGATGCCCTGGGCGGCGAGTTCACGGGCCACGTCGCACGGGTCCGGCGGGGCGCAGGAGTCCTCGCCGTCGGTGATCAGCACCACCCGGCGGGTGGTCTCGCCCTTGCCGAGGTCCTGCGCGGCACCGCGCAGGGCCAGGCCGATCGGGGTCCAGCCGGTCGGGCGCAGGGTGGCGACCGCGGTCTTGGCCTCGACCTTGTTGGTCTTGCCGACCGGGAAGAGCTGCTTGGTGTCCAGGCAGCCCTGGGCCTTGTCGGCCTCGCCGGGGACGTTGGCGCCCAGCGTGCGGATGCCGAAGTCGGTCTCCGGGGGCAGGGCGTCGATCACCTCGTTCAGGGATTGCTGGGCCACCGCGATGCGGCTCTTGCCCTGGATGTCGGTGGCTCGCATCGAGCCGCTGACGTCCAGGACGAGGTCGACCCGGGGGGCTTCCTTGCCGGCGTTGCCGGCTGATGGTTCGTCGGCATGGGCGGGCAGGCCGCTGAGCAGCGCGCCGCCTGTTATCGCCAGGGCGGCCAGCAGGCTGCCGAGCCTGGCCTTCGGGCGTCGTCCGGTAGTCACCCGCCCGATCCTAGGGATCATCAGTTCGCCATGGCCAACGCGGTCCGGTGCACGGGCCGCCGGACTCCGGCGCGAACTCCCGGGCGCCGGTGGGACATCGGCCGCCGGTTGCCGAGGCGTGCGCCGCCCGGGTCGGGGCGGGCGCCGGTCGGACGGCCGGCGGCGGGAGCGGTGGCGGGGCCGGGCGGCGGTGCGGGTGACGGCGGGCCGGTTCGACGGGGCGGGACACACCGGCCGCAAGAGCCCATATCTGCGGATAGCGCTCGTTAGGGTGACGAACCGGGGCACCGGCGCCCGCGCCCGGCCGGTACGTCCGACGGATTGGAAGGACCAGCGCATGAGCAATCTCTTCGCGATCGCCTACCCGGATCTGGCCACCGCCCAGGCGGTGCGCAACGAGGCGGTCGGACTGCAGACCCAGAAGCTGATCGACCTGGAGGACGCGGTCGTCGTGGAACGCCGCGAGGACGGCAGGATCAAGCTGCACCAGCAGGTCAGCACCACGGGTGCGGGCGCCGCCTCGGGAGCGCTCTGGGGCGGCGTCATCGGTCTGCTGTTCTTCATGCCGCTGCTCGGCGCGGCGGTGGGCGGCGCCGCCGGCGCGGCGGTCGGCGCCTCCACCGACATCGGGGTGGACGACGACTTCATGCGCGAGGTCGCCGAGCACCTCCAGCCGGGCACCGCCGCGGTGTTCCTGCTGGTCCGCCGGGCCACGGCCGACAAGGTCGTGCCGGCGCTGGCCCGCTACGGCGGCCGGATCATCCAGACCTCGCTCTCCGCCGGGGCCGAGGCCGAACTCAGGGCCACCGTCGAGGCGTCCCGGGTGCAGCCCGCCCCGGCCTCCGCCCCGGCCTCCGCCTGAGCCGCACCCGCCGGGCCGGCCGCCCCGGCCGTCGTTCCGTCAGCAGCACACCCGCGCAGCAGGACACCCAGGACGGTCCGTGGCGACACCCTCCGCCGTGACGAGAACCGCCGGCCGGCCCCGCCGGACGGTGCGGACCCGGCGCAACACCGAGCTCGCGCTGGTCCTGGCCGCCGTGCTGATCGCCGTCCTCGGCTACGCCGAGGTCGGGGTCAACATCGACGGCACGGTCCCCGCCGACGCGGCCGAGTACGGCGCCGCGCTCGGCGTGCTCGCGCTGCTGGCGCACGCCGTGGTGCGCTGGCGGGCGCGGTACGCCGATCCGCTGCCGCTGCCGATCGGCGTGCTGCTCAACGGGATCGGACTGGTCGTCATCTACCGGCTGGACCGGGCCACTCCCGGCGGCGGCGCGGCCCCCACCCAGCTGCTCTGGTCCACGCTCGGGGTGGCGCTGTTCATCGCGGTGGTGGTGCTGCTGCGCGACCACAAGCGGCTGCGGCGCTACGCGTACATCGGCGCCCTGGTGGCGCTGGTGCTGCTGGTGCTGCCGATCTTCTTCCCGCCGGTGTACGGCTCGCGGATCTGGATCACCGTCGGACCGCTCTCGTTCCAGCCGGGCGAGTTCGCCAAGATCCTGCTGGCGGTCTTCTTCGCCGCCTACCTGGCGGTCCACCGGGACGCGCTGGCGCTGACCGGCCGCCGGGTGCTCGGGTTCCAGCTGCCGCGCGGGCGGGTGCTCGGGCCGGTCCTGCTGATCTGGGCGGCCTTCGTGGGCGTCCTCGTCCTGGAGACCGACCTCGGCACCTCGCTGCTCTTCTTCGGCCTCTTCGTGGTCATGCTCTACGTGGCGACCGCGCGCAGCGGGTGGATCGCCATCGGGCTGTTCCTGGCCGCGGTGGCCGCGGTCGGGGTCGGCTGGCTCTCGCCGCACGTGCACAGCCGGGTCAACGACTGGCTGGACCCGCTCGGCTCGATCGCCGAGGGGCGGGGCGCCAACCAGATCGCCCAGTCGCTGTTCGCCTTCGCCTGGGGCGGGGAGCTGGGCAGCGGCCTCGGCAACGGGCACTCCGTGCTGATCGGGTTCGCGGCCAAGTCCGACTTCATCCTCGCGACCATCGGCGAGGAGCTGGGGCTGACCGGGCTGATCGCACTGTTCCTGCTGTACGCGCTGCTGGTCGCCCGGGGCTTTCGCACCGGCATCGCGCTGCGGGACCCGTTCGGCCGGCTGCTCGCGATCGGGCTGGCGTCGATCGTCGGCCTCCAGGTGTTCGTGGTGGCCGGCGGGGTGCTCGACCTCATCCCGCTGACCGGGATGACGCTCCCGTTCGTCGCCCAGGGAGGCTCCTCGGTGGTCACCAACTGGATCATCGTCGCGCTGCTGGTGCGGATGAGCGACATCGCCCGCCGCCCGTCCGCCGGGGAGGTCTGATGGCGCTCGGCCGCTCCCGGGGCGGCGGGCCGCAGGGCCGGCCGGGGATCTCCGTCACCGGCCGCCGCGCGGGCACCTTCTGCCTGCTGCTGACCGTGGCGCTGTGCGTCCAGGCCACCCGGGTCCAGGTGTTCCGGGCCGACGAGCTGGACCACAACCCGGCCAACCAGCGGCTCACCATCGAGCGGTACTCCCAGCCGCGCGGCAACCTGCTGGTCGGCGCCGACAGCGTCACCGGCTCCGAACCCACCGGCGGCCGGTACGACTACAAGCGCACCTACACCGACGGCCCGCTGTACGCCGCCGTCACCGGGTACTCCTCGCAGGCCTACGGGAACACCCAGCTGGAGGGGACGGAGGACGACCTGCTCTCCGGGACGGACAGCCGGCTGGCGAGCTGGGCGGTCTGGGACGCCGTCGCCCGCAAGCAGAACCCCGGCGGGGACGTCTACACGACCATCGACCGGGCCGCCCAGCAGGCCGCGATGCGCGGACTCGGCGGGCAGCAGGGCGCGGTCGCCGCGATCGAGCCCGCCACCGGCCGGATCCTGGCGCTGGCCAGCACCCCCTCGTACGACCCGGGCAGCTTCGCGGGCTCCTCCGCGGTCGACCAGGAGGCCTGGAACCGGCTGCAGGCCGACGCCGACCAGCCGATGCTCAACCGGGCGCTGCGCCAGACCTACCCGCCCGGCTCGACCTTCAAGGTGGTCACCGCCGCGGCCGCGCTGCAGCACGGCGTCGTCACGGACCCGGACGCGCCGACCGGCGCGCCCTACCCGTACGTCCTGCCGGGGACCACGACGCCGCTGGTCAACGACACCCCGGTGTGCGACGAGCCGGGGCAGTCGCTGGACACCGCGATGGTCCACAGCTGCAACAGCGTGCTGGGCTACCTCGGGGTGCAGGTCGGGCTGGAGCGGATGGTGGAGACGGCCGCGGACTTCGGCTTCAACGACCCGAGGCTGGACGTCCCGGTCCGGCCGGCCCGCTCCAACTTCGACACCCGGATGAACGAGTCCCAGCTGGCGCTCTCCTCGATCGGCCAGTTCGACACCGCGGCCACCCCGCTGGTGATGGCGATGGTCGCGGCCGGGGTCGCCAACAACGGCGCCGTGATGCGTCCACAGCTTGTGGACAAGCTGACCAAGCAGGACGGCACCACCGTGCAGCTGATGCGCCCGGCCGCGTACCGGCAGGCGATGAGCCCGGCGGTGGCCGGGCAGGTGCAGCGACTGATGACCGACGTGGTGGAGAACGGCACCGGGCGCAACGCGCGGATCGGCGGGGCGGTGGTCGGGGGGAAGACCGGCACCGCCCAGCACGGGGTGGACAACTCCGGGACGCCCTACGCCTGGTTCATCGCCTGGGCCAAGCCGGCCGGCTCCGGCGCGGTGGCGCCGGTGGCGGTCGCGGTCGTGATCGCGGACAGCGACGCGACCGATGTCACCGGCGGCGCGCTGGCGGCACCGATCGCCCGGTCGGTGATGCAGGCCGTCCTCGGGCGGTGAGGGGCGGAACGGCCCGTGCGCCGGGAGCACGTCGCTGACCTGCGGCTTAGCGGCTCGGTCCAAGATCCGCCGTTTGCGAAGTGTCCGGTTTGTGCATGCCAGTGCGACGATTCGTACAATGCGCACCGCGCGACTGTTCGTTTGCGACACTGGTGCATTCGCGGGGTACTGTCCCATCTTTGTTCGGTTGGTCCCCGATGGCACCCCACGGCGCGTCGAGTGACCGGCCGCTAGGACACCCTCCCTCGCCCAGCAAGGATCCTCGTTTTGGCCAGCAACGCCCTCGGCGCGCGCCTGTTGCGGCGCAAGCCCGTCTCGACCCTGATCGCCGAGAGCGAGGGCCGCGACGGCCTTCCCGCCGGTGCGCCCGAGGAGGGCGGACGCTCCGGTATCCACCTGCGCCGCACGATCGGCCTCTGGCAGCTGTCCTCGATCGGCATCGGCGCCACCATCGGCACCGGCATCTTCTTCGTGCTCAGCACCGCCGTGCCGTCGGCCGGTCCGGCCGTGATCCTCTCCTTCGTGATCGCCGCGGTCACCGCCGGCCTCACCGCGCTCTGCTACGCCGAGATGGCCTCCGCGATCCCGGTCTCGGGCTCCTCGTACTCGTACGCCTACGCCACCCTCGGCGAGGGCGTCGCGTTCGCTGTCGGCATCTGCCTGCTGATGGAGTACGGCGTCTCGGCCTCCGCGATCGCGGTGAGCTGGGCCGAGTACCTCAACAAGTTCTTCGACCTGGCCTTCGGGTTCAAGATCCCCGAGGCGATCTCCGGGGCGCCCGACAGCACCCACTGGTTCAACCTGCCGGCCCTGCTGCTGGTCGCGATGGTCTGCATCCTGCTGATCCGAGGCGTCAGCGAGTCGGTGAAGGTCAACGCGGCCATGGTGGGCATCAAGATCCTCATCCTGCTGCTCTTCATCGGGGTCGGTCTGACCGGCTTCCACTCCGGCAACCTGACCCCGTTCATGCCGCTGGGCATCGGCGGCGTCCAGGTGGCGGCCTCCAGCATCTTCTTCTCGTTCATCGGCCTGGACGCCGTGTCCACCGCCGGTGAGGAGGTCAAGAACCCGCGCCGCACCCTGCCGATGGCGATCATCATCTCGCTGGTCGTGGTCACCCTGCTGTACATCCTGGTGGCGCTGGCCGGCATCGGCGCGCAGCCCTGGGAGAAGTTCGACGGCCAGGAGGCGGGCCTCGCCCAGATCCTCCAGGACATCACCGGCCAGAGCTGGCCTGCCATCGTCTTCGCGATCGGCGCGATCATCTCGATCTTCAGCATCACCCTCGTGGTGATCTACGGCCAGACCCGCATCCTGTACTCGATGGGCCGCGACGGCATGCTGCCCAAGCGCTTCGCCGAGCTCTCGCCGCGCACCGGCACCCCGGTCTGGAACACCATCGTGGTGGGCCTCGGCGTCGGCGCGCTGGCCGCCTTCATCCCGCTGAACGTCCTGGCCGACATCACCAGCCTGGGCACCCTGATCGCCTTCTCGGTGGTCTCGGTCGGCGTGATCATCCTGCGCCGCACCCAGCCCGACCTGCCGCGCGGCTTCAAGGTGCCCGGCTACCCGGTCGTCCCGCTGGTCAGCGTCGGCTTCTGCATCTACCTGATCACCGGCCTGCACGCCGACACGTTCCGGGCCGGAGCGATCGCCCTGACGCTCGCCGTGGTCGTCTACTTCGGCTACAGCATGAAGCACTCCAAGCTGGAGAAGGCGGCGCGGCCGACCGACGCCACGGCCGACAACCCGGCCGGCTGAGATTCGCGTACCGAGCACCCGCGGACGGGGCCGTCGAAGGGCGAATGCCACTCGACGGCCCCGTCCGTGCCACCGCAGACTCCCGGCCCGGAGATGGCGACACGGCGTGGCCCCCGCCCATAACCTTCCACCATGGTGAGCACCCGCACGCCCGGCTACTCCCGCCCGCGCGGCCGCTTCACCGGCCGTGGGGCCGCGCCGGCCCCGCCCGCAGAGGCCGGGCCGCCGACCCGACGAGACCGTCCGCGCGGTACGGCGGCGCCCCGGCCGTTCCCCCGTCAGCGTGGTGACCGGTCCACCGGCACCCCGCCCGATCGGCTGAACCCGACCCGGCTCGCCGCGCTGCGGCGCGTCCAGCTGTTCGGCTGCCTGGTGGCGGCCGGCTGGGCGGCGGCCTTCCCGCTCGTGTCGGACCTGCCCAACCAGCGGCTCTGGGGGACCGTCGCGGCCCCCGCGTACGCCCTCGCCGGGCTGTTCTGCCTGGTCCTGCCGCGCCGGTGGGCGGCCCGTGCGGCCGCCGGGGTCGCCCTCCTGGGCGCCGTCCTGGTGCCGCTGGCGCTGCTGGCGCTGCAGGGGCGCCACCAGTCCGAGGTGATGGTGGTCGAGCGCTCGGCGCACCTGCTGCTCACCACCGGCAGCCCGTACCTGCCGCACCCGGTGGTGGTCACCGACTACAACCCCTACCTGCCGGCGATGACGCTGTTCGGGATGCCGCGTGCCCTGGTGGGCAGCGGCAATCCGGTGGCGCAGGTGGTGGGGGACGCCCGGATCTGGTTCGCGCTGACCTTCCTGGCCTGCCTGCTGGCCAGCTGGCGGCTGCTGCGGCCGTCCCGGGACCGGGCCCCGCTGCTGCCGCTCGCGGTGCTCACCGCCTCGCCGCTGATCGCGCTGGCCCTGGCGGTCGGCGGGGTGGACCTGCCGCTGATCGGGGTCTGCTGCCTGGCCATGGCCCTCGCCGAACGGGACCGCACCATCGGCGCCGGGCTGGTCCTCGCCCTGGCCTGCACCCTGAAGTGGACGGCCTGGCCGGCGCTGCCGGTGGCCGTCCTGCTGCTATGGCGGCTCTACGGGCGGCGCCCGGCGGCCCGGGCCGGACTGACCGCGCTCGGCACCGGCCTGCTGGTGATCCTGCCCTCGGTACTGGTCCGGGCCGACGAGCTGCGCGAACAGGTGGTGCGGTTCCCCCTGGGGCTGACCGCGATCCAGACGCCGGCCGGCAGCCCGCTGCCCGGCAAGGTGCTGGCCGGGTTCGGCCCGACCGGGCACACCGTGTCGCTGGCGCTGATGACGGTGGGCGGGCTGGGGGTGGCGATCTGGCTGCTGGCCCGGCCGCCGGTCTCCGCGATCGCCGCCGCCGACCTGCTGGCGGCGGGGCTGGCGATCGCGTTCATGCTGGCGCCGGCCGGGCGCTTCGGCTACCTGGCGCTGCCGGCCGTCCTGGTGATCTGGCCCCGGCTGGCCGCCCGGCGGTGGAGCGGGAGCCCGCCGGTGCCGACCGGCTGCCTGCTGACCCGGCCGGAGCCGGCGCTGCCCCGGGGCTGACCGCGGGGCGGCGCCGACCGGG of the Kitasatospora sp. NBC_01246 genome contains:
- a CDS encoding universal stress protein, translating into MTRQPDGRIVVGVDGSPLSLAAVRWAARLAAVTGGPLEAVTVWEFPCLLGEHGLVPPALDGFGPERHAARILDETLAAALSSAGPAAGPSAVRRHLKAGAPGPALTGAAEGAAVLVLGSRGRAAPPGAALGTVTQYCVHHAPCTVVVVR
- a CDS encoding peptidase, which translates into the protein MRTSTTRAALAALALLPALVLAAPAASAASPSPSASASGTPAPATKAGTSFLTAINLAPGQDANVAASTGDYLYWAFGASEGQTATVGLTVGLAPSADRHGPQTWSVEVFDGLRRRQSCTAGTQNATADPAAASLALSCTLREVRSWAEPWSGDPLPGTYYVRLSLADAPQPDLGLAASVQLHVSAKGDADNAQPEGGELKAPLVPPVGGGAATAKAAAPEEAEEHWYTGWFSGWNSRWFWTLAGGVLAALAGVAGYTLTRHPHGRRPARYGSVPPQAGAPQPGPYAGSGQP
- a CDS encoding VWA domain-containing protein, which gives rise to MTTGRRPKARLGSLLAALAITGGALLSGLPAHADEPSAGNAGKEAPRVDLVLDVSGSMRATDIQGKSRIAVAQQSLNEVIDALPPETDFGIRTLGANVPGEADKAQGCLDTKQLFPVGKTNKVEAKTAVATLRPTGWTPIGLALRGAAQDLGKGETTRRVVLITDGEDSCAPPDPCDVARELAAQGIHLVIDTLGLAHDDKTRQQLLCIANATGGTYTDVRTQEQLTDKVKQLVDRSNDTYTVAPVKTAGTDKCESAPVLTPGVYSDREKFSEHRVYRVPVKAGQELRASVSVALDRGVARDYGVLLQATSATGQELVRGTDAGSGRTDVISTGLRWSTDDSKGYASATPSASPSGKPETTVCLVVSNSLAALPGVQADPGLPLELTVDLSAASPAPDGPAMGLGRGWILLLVLTLAGLLTGLLFGWIARWRIAVWREN
- a CDS encoding DUF1269 domain-containing protein — translated: MSNLFAIAYPDLATAQAVRNEAVGLQTQKLIDLEDAVVVERREDGRIKLHQQVSTTGAGAASGALWGGVIGLLFFMPLLGAAVGGAAGAAVGASTDIGVDDDFMREVAEHLQPGTAAVFLLVRRATADKVVPALARYGGRIIQTSLSAGAEAELRATVEASRVQPAPASAPASA
- a CDS encoding FtsW/RodA/SpoVE family cell cycle protein; protein product: MTRTAGRPRRTVRTRRNTELALVLAAVLIAVLGYAEVGVNIDGTVPADAAEYGAALGVLALLAHAVVRWRARYADPLPLPIGVLLNGIGLVVIYRLDRATPGGGAAPTQLLWSTLGVALFIAVVVLLRDHKRLRRYAYIGALVALVLLVLPIFFPPVYGSRIWITVGPLSFQPGEFAKILLAVFFAAYLAVHRDALALTGRRVLGFQLPRGRVLGPVLLIWAAFVGVLVLETDLGTSLLFFGLFVVMLYVATARSGWIAIGLFLAAVAAVGVGWLSPHVHSRVNDWLDPLGSIAEGRGANQIAQSLFAFAWGGELGSGLGNGHSVLIGFAAKSDFILATIGEELGLTGLIALFLLYALLVARGFRTGIALRDPFGRLLAIGLASIVGLQVFVVAGGVLDLIPLTGMTLPFVAQGGSSVVTNWIIVALLVRMSDIARRPSAGEV
- a CDS encoding penicillin-binding transpeptidase domain-containing protein; the protein is MALGRSRGGGPQGRPGISVTGRRAGTFCLLLTVALCVQATRVQVFRADELDHNPANQRLTIERYSQPRGNLLVGADSVTGSEPTGGRYDYKRTYTDGPLYAAVTGYSSQAYGNTQLEGTEDDLLSGTDSRLASWAVWDAVARKQNPGGDVYTTIDRAAQQAAMRGLGGQQGAVAAIEPATGRILALASTPSYDPGSFAGSSAVDQEAWNRLQADADQPMLNRALRQTYPPGSTFKVVTAAAALQHGVVTDPDAPTGAPYPYVLPGTTTPLVNDTPVCDEPGQSLDTAMVHSCNSVLGYLGVQVGLERMVETAADFGFNDPRLDVPVRPARSNFDTRMNESQLALSSIGQFDTAATPLVMAMVAAGVANNGAVMRPQLVDKLTKQDGTTVQLMRPAAYRQAMSPAVAGQVQRLMTDVVENGTGRNARIGGAVVGGKTGTAQHGVDNSGTPYAWFIAWAKPAGSGAVAPVAVAVVIADSDATDVTGGALAAPIARSVMQAVLGR
- a CDS encoding amino acid permease; amino-acid sequence: MASNALGARLLRRKPVSTLIAESEGRDGLPAGAPEEGGRSGIHLRRTIGLWQLSSIGIGATIGTGIFFVLSTAVPSAGPAVILSFVIAAVTAGLTALCYAEMASAIPVSGSSYSYAYATLGEGVAFAVGICLLMEYGVSASAIAVSWAEYLNKFFDLAFGFKIPEAISGAPDSTHWFNLPALLLVAMVCILLIRGVSESVKVNAAMVGIKILILLLFIGVGLTGFHSGNLTPFMPLGIGGVQVAASSIFFSFIGLDAVSTAGEEVKNPRRTLPMAIIISLVVVTLLYILVALAGIGAQPWEKFDGQEAGLAQILQDITGQSWPAIVFAIGAIISIFSITLVVIYGQTRILYSMGRDGMLPKRFAELSPRTGTPVWNTIVVGLGVGALAAFIPLNVLADITSLGTLIAFSVVSVGVIILRRTQPDLPRGFKVPGYPVVPLVSVGFCIYLITGLHADTFRAGAIALTLAVVVYFGYSMKHSKLEKAARPTDATADNPAG
- a CDS encoding glycosyltransferase 87 family protein — encoded protein: MVSTRTPGYSRPRGRFTGRGAAPAPPAEAGPPTRRDRPRGTAAPRPFPRQRGDRSTGTPPDRLNPTRLAALRRVQLFGCLVAAGWAAAFPLVSDLPNQRLWGTVAAPAYALAGLFCLVLPRRWAARAAAGVALLGAVLVPLALLALQGRHQSEVMVVERSAHLLLTTGSPYLPHPVVVTDYNPYLPAMTLFGMPRALVGSGNPVAQVVGDARIWFALTFLACLLASWRLLRPSRDRAPLLPLAVLTASPLIALALAVGGVDLPLIGVCCLAMALAERDRTIGAGLVLALACTLKWTAWPALPVAVLLLWRLYGRRPAARAGLTALGTGLLVILPSVLVRADELREQVVRFPLGLTAIQTPAGSPLPGKVLAGFGPTGHTVSLALMTVGGLGVAIWLLARPPVSAIAAADLLAAGLAIAFMLAPAGRFGYLALPAVLVIWPRLAARRWSGSPPVPTGCLLTRPEPALPRG